Proteins encoded in a region of the Diadema setosum chromosome 7, eeDiaSeto1, whole genome shotgun sequence genome:
- the LOC140231159 gene encoding toll-like receptor 13 has product MEDAREHQDYRYDLNIIFPDEDEGWVLEEFMLAVQEHLPDFPRNRIVCGEDDLPLGSTRFDAIDRVIENSFKNLVIVSNASVDDANYLMTLQMAVAHMNDVQLENVVIVFREDIPDNQLPYLVRLFLSKNKPYFQWSEERYQQMLFWERLANTLTRNKKMNGVSPL; this is encoded by the coding sequence ATGGAGGACGCACGCGAACATCAGGATTATCGATATGACCTCAACATAATCTTCCCCGATGAAGACGAGGGTTGGGTACTTGAAGAGTTTATGTTAGCTGTCCAGGAGCATCTTCCAGACTTCCCTCGCAACAGGATCGTGTGCGGCGAAGACGATTTGCCCCTGGGCAGTACGCGCTTTGACGCCATCGATCGGGTCATTGAGAACAGCTTTAAGAACCTGGTAATCGTCAGCAACGCGTCCGTCGACGATGCCAACTACCTGATGACGCTACAAATGGCCGTGGCGCACATGAACGACGTCCAACTCGAAAACGTCGTCATAGTTTTTCGAGAAGACATTCCAGACAACCAGCTTCCCTATCTGGTACGACTGTTCCTCAGTAAGAATAAACCCTACTTCCAATGGAGCGAAGAAAGATACCAACAAATGCTCTTCTGGGAAAGGCTTGCAAACACGTTGAcgagaaacaagaaaatgaatggCGTTTCACCTCTCTGA